A single region of the Nocardioides aurantiacus genome encodes:
- a CDS encoding Fic family protein: MESFVDLDRCLGSVPGAVVTKLARVDVGRGREELFRNQLPALLTELANRARVASITASSALEGIVVSDQSRAAVIISGKAAVLRTRSEQELAGYRAALDYLFGNEWRPLNVGLLLHLHRELFANTKSSGGHFKDTDNLVVDRSPDGTVDVRFVPVPASRTKYYTAELVDRYRDALTTGDHHPVLLIGLFVLDLLTIHPFEDGNGRVVRALTNALLDDTGYTVGKYVSLEQLIAETADTYYAALLGSTHGWHERTNDPWPWLSYFVDVLSRAYERFEQGTAAQRSTGTKQDRVREYVTQHAPQIFKIGDIRAALPGVSDPTIRLALDQLKREGSARPEGTGRAAAWVKTRRDQ; this comes from the coding sequence GTGGAGTCGTTCGTCGACCTTGACCGCTGCCTGGGCAGCGTGCCCGGCGCCGTGGTGACCAAGCTCGCTCGCGTCGACGTCGGCCGCGGTCGCGAAGAGCTGTTCCGCAACCAGCTGCCCGCGCTGCTGACCGAACTGGCCAACCGCGCTCGAGTCGCCAGCATCACCGCGTCCTCAGCCCTCGAGGGCATCGTGGTCTCCGACCAGTCCCGAGCAGCAGTCATCATCAGCGGCAAGGCGGCCGTGCTGCGCACCCGCAGCGAACAGGAACTCGCCGGCTACCGTGCGGCGCTGGACTACCTCTTCGGCAACGAATGGCGCCCGCTCAACGTCGGCCTTCTCCTTCACCTGCACCGCGAGCTCTTCGCGAACACCAAGTCGTCCGGCGGACACTTCAAGGACACCGACAACCTCGTCGTCGACCGGTCCCCGGACGGCACCGTCGACGTTCGGTTCGTCCCCGTGCCGGCATCTCGCACCAAGTACTACACCGCCGAGCTCGTCGACCGGTATCGAGACGCCCTGACGACTGGCGACCACCACCCGGTCCTGCTCATCGGTCTCTTCGTCCTGGACCTCCTCACCATCCACCCCTTCGAGGACGGCAACGGGCGCGTCGTCCGAGCGCTCACCAACGCGCTGCTGGACGACACCGGGTACACGGTCGGGAAGTACGTCTCCCTCGAACAGCTCATCGCCGAGACCGCAGACACCTACTACGCGGCCCTGCTCGGGTCCACACACGGGTGGCACGAACGCACCAACGACCCGTGGCCATGGCTGTCCTACTTTGTCGACGTCCTCTCTCGCGCCTACGAACGGTTCGAGCAAGGCACCGCAGCGCAGCGTTCAACTGGCACGAAACAAGACCGGGTCCGCGAGTACGTAACCCAGCACGCGCCGCAGATCTTCAAGATCGGTGACATCCGAGCCGCGCTGCCCGGCGTCAGCGACCCCACCATCAGGCTCGCCCTGGACCAGCTCAAGCGCGAAGGGTCTGCCCGCCCCGAAGGCACCGGAAGAGCAGCCGCCTGGGTCAAGACCCGCCGCGACCAGTAG